GTTAACTTAGTTGGTAAATAGGTTAGAGGATAAAGGTTCAAATCCCACTAActacattttatattttctggctattgatatattaatttaatattatttattagattATTGATGTTTGTAATAATTTCTTACCCATTgttttcaattatcaataatatttgtattttgttgcGTTCTAATCTTTTTGTTAGTAGAATTACTATCTCTAAACTTCCTCTCCATTTATCGagcatattcttttatttaatattctttaaataaaataacacttTTTTATGTCATCAATTTTATGGTTAGGGTTTCATTCTTAGTTTACTCCAATacgattattatttgaaaattattgaaAACCTCTCCAAACTATTAATACAATATTATAATTTTGGTGAGACAAAATGATAGATAGTTAGTGAGATACGGTGATGACAACGGGTGATATACAATTATGGGAACAATTTTGAATGATCGAAATATACGGAAGAATGTTATATGAACCATTATAAAAAAGAGATTTGGTAAATACATGTCAGGTGAGTCCGTTTGTACGCCTAATTTCTCATACTattgaaagaaaaattatatgaaaattagtaaggttaattttttttggtgcctagcaccctcctcGGTGTCATGCcactattagtataattaagtatcggaTCTTATATAACTTAagataatagcttttagggaatatcgctaaccaattaTAAAGCGCCACCTATAAAAAGTTCTGGGCACCACTGGTGTCTAATAATAATACGCTATTTTTTAAACATCCGCCGCAAAGCGCGGGTGGTTAACTAGTTACTTTAACTAAAACAACAACACTACCAGCTAATTAAATAATGCAAAACatcttgaaaataaatacacagaataataaaatataacaaattttaaaaaaatctagtGTAAATATAatcgaaatattttttattatatataaataaatataactaaTCTTTTTAATATGTATCatatgtaattggattggatcagtttttaattaaattttgagaaTGACATCCAATAACTAATCTAATctaattaaaattcaacttttaacattcaatctaatctaattataaattaattggatttaatttatttaagttaAATAGTGTCCACTCCTACGTAGCATGTTATACCATAAACTAAATAACAAAGATAACTTTGAGTTATACTacaatcaattaaaaaatttgaaattaatttcaattcttatataatatcttaatttaaaattttaattttaatattaaaaaaattaaatattatttttcttgagATAACAAAATATTAATACAATATTATAATAACAATGATATTTCAATTCCATCaattaatatcaaaaaaatcactaaaaaacaattaatttacattctttcaaaattacatatatatttttgggtgattctacaatgcacccctttaAAAGGGATATATTGATGTacccttaacttgtttcggtatccaaaaaaaatttttagtctaatttttttttcatattcatgtacgttatagctatttaaaatatcctgcaaaattttgaattattcgaaataatttacaatatagaaaataatgttcaaatagtctattttacacgcgtataaaataaaatagtcacgcgtgcaacacactgtttgaacataattttctgtgtgttaaatttttctaaatttcttaaaattttgcagaatgtcttaaataactataacgtatatgactatgagaaaaaatttgactaaaaaattatttcggatgctaaaacagataggggtACATTAATATAacgcattgtagaattttcctatattttttttaaaaaaattagaataacaataaaattaaagtaaGGGTAAGGGTAGGGGTAATTTAGTAATTTGACAATTAGGGCTCCTCCGTTACTATATAAACTTCTCATTCTCTCTCCGTCCGCTGaattaggtttaggtttaggtttaCTTCTTCTGCTTGAGACCGAATAGCAATGGCGGAACAGACTGAGAAAGCCTTCTTGAAGCAGCCTAAGGTGTTTCTTTGGTAAGTCTCTTTCCTTAATTTCGAAAATCTACTCAAAATATTACTTGATCTGGATTTAATTCTTCGATTCGATCTTAGTGTACTGTGAAATataatcttttcttttttgtagcTCGAAGAAGTCATCTAAAGGAAAGAGACCTGGAAAGGGAGGCAACAGATTCTTTAAGAGCGTTGGTTTGGGTTTCAAGACTCCCAGAGAGGCCATTGAAGGTATTATAATCTTCACTGTAGCTTGTTTGAAATTGAAACTATGCTTTCTCAATTAGATTGACAACACATTCTGAATTAATTGAATAAAAAGTATGGTTTTTAATGAATTATTGCTGAattaattgaagaaaaaagtaaTATTGATGTTATGGAATAAATTCTTATAATCTCTGTTTTATAAGACTTTTCAATTAATTGGTCTCATAATCTAATCTCTGTGTTACATTTTGAGTTTAataatgttttatatatatatatgtatatgtatatctGTTCTGTTGTTATTGTCAATTATCTGAAAAACTGTTTGTACTCTATTGTCTGTGATCTGTGTATGTAGTTTGATATGGTTTGGTTTACAAATTTGAATTGAGTTTTCAAAAGCATTATGTTTATGTaatgtaacaagaaaagaaGACACTTTTATTTACACATGAATGCATATGCAGGTACTTATATTGATAAGAAATGCCCTTTCACTGGAACCGTCTCTGTTAGGGGTCGAATTCTCGCTGGTACTTGCCATAGTGCCAAGATGGTGAGGACAATCATTGTTAGGCGAAACTACCTACATTTTGTTAAGAAGTATCAAAGGTAGCCTTTTCTTAATCTCTCATCTCATGTTTTGTTGAATTTACTTTGGTGTTATGTGTATTGACAATAGCAAATTTCGCTGTTTACCATTGTCATTATCAGATACGAGAAGAGGCATTCGAACATTCCAGCACATATTTCTCCTTGTTTCCGTGTTAAGGAGGGAGACCATGTCATCATTGGACAATGCAGGTTCGGTTTTGATCAATTGTAATTGATTGAATGATTAGTTCCTTATCTTGATTATGTTAAAAATCTCTTTCTATTCTATTACAGGCCATTGTCGAAGACAGTGAGGTTTAATGTGTTAAAGGTTGTTCCAGCTGGGTCTTCGGGTGGTGGCAAGAAGGCTTTCACAGGAATTTAATTCAATTGTTTTCTACTTTTTGTTTACATTTTATATTTGAGTTGAGTGAACTAAATTAGGTATGGCTGGCTACTCTACTCTTTGAGAAAAACTTAAAACTTATTTTCTTCTATGTATGATGAATTGGTTTCCGATTAAACCGCTTGAGTATTGCAAATTTTGAACTATGCTGAATACCCTAAGGCTGATAAGCTCTGTTTTGTTTTGTTGAGTGAATACCATTGTTTTATGTCTATTCTTAGATGGTTGCCGATCATTCGGATTAGGAAACTAGGGTTAAATTTTAGAGATGTATGACTTTTTGTGAAAGAAAGTTTGATTAAGCTAAATCAGAATGGGCTAAATTATATGTTTCGGTGCAAGACAGCACGGGCGGGCAAGTTTTAGGTAATGAACGAGCGTTTTACTGTTGAGCGAAGTTGATTCGTTCAATCCTTTCGTACTTGTTGGATTGAGGTTTGAAAGTGGAAGGATTGAATGAACTAAAACTCGTGGAATTTCGCCCCTTATTTGACCGCTTTAAGGTTCTGTCTACAATCGCTTTTGTGGCCGGTTTGCTGCCGGGTAAAATCCACAGCATGTTCACTGAATATCAAAGAGTAAAATGAACATGTTATGGACcccaaaatttattattattttaacatttAAAAGCTTAAACACGTTTGAAAAGCATACTTTAATAAATAAGAAATTTTAACACCAATGGTTACGGAATCCCAAAATTAGGACTCAGTTTCGGTGAAATAACTTCACCCTTTaagttatggttttttttttaattctgttTGAGACTAATTAgcagttttttaattttgatactaaattatgcctcttgaacttttttggctgttaaaaattccccaTGAATTATaaagattattaaatttaaggacttttatctaattttagtaaaaaaaaaattttaatatggatgaaagttcagaggcataatttaatacatataaaagtttgaggggcatgatttggtagatatcggaacatgatttagtatttgaaacagtaaaattgaatgaaattagacaaaagtcttagGTCAAAAAAGTTCAGAGGCATGATTTAGTTTATGTCAAAATTTGGGAGGAAAAATTGCTAAAATATGTATACTGGGTACGAGATAAAAATTCCCATTCCATCTTTGCTTCCTTACATTCCTACTCAAAATTTTGAAgggaaggaaaaaaaattaattaattacagtacaataattttttttcattgaaAATTTATGTGTGTGTTAGTGTGTTTGGCCCCTAAAGAAgggattttttctttttctttttttatttttattttttatttttgtttctttacttgggctattgaaatttttttttattttttattggaaGATActtcttttatttatcaattaatcaaatctacctctaattttatatttaattgaaacatacttttttttatatgtattgcaCCCAAAATACCCTCACATAAGgaagtcacatggagagtatagtAAGGTGACAAGGGTAAAATCAGTAaagtgtttaaaaaaagaggtaaaaatgataaactttaaaaaagaaggtaaaaataaaaaagagcaatataaaaagggtatagagtctaATTTTTTCTTTCCAAAGATATTAGATATTGGATTATATACGTGGAGATGGAAGTTgagtaaaatatataaaatttttacaaaaatatttttttttatataaaatactgtaaaataacaaaataaaataatcaaaaataatagttgaacaattaaaaaataaccataaaataacagtaaataacacaatatacattatttttgaagaaaatttcactcaacaataaaaaagaaaaaagagtgaGAAATTTCAGTATACGgtgtaaaattatatatagttttttttaaccaattacatttaataaaatttgtTTAAAGAAGAATCTTATATGACATTTTTGTGTAAtgggtattttatttatttatttattttgataaaatcaCACCAAATTTATCTAATTATCAAAATCTTataaatagggaaatttacatgatatactaacttttgtcatttttttacaaaaatactgccaggcggtattctttacttttttactgtatttttttataagtttcatactgcagtatactgtgttaagttttcactagtATTTTATTGGTGTTTTACTAGTTTTCTATTGTTGTTTtaagttgttctgctttgtgttttactagtgttttataaaaacacagtatttttgaaaaaatttccgtgtaacagtatttttgtaaaagttaactcaaattccaatatttttgtaaatttccctataaaTACTACATTTGTAGCTACCTCATAAAAATACCACACATTACTTACATATGAATAATGTGGGATAAATacaaagtttttcttttttttttcttttttaataaaatcataCTAAACATAACATTCATCTAATTACCAAACTCCTATTATAGGAATATGGCTCGAAAACTATTAAGTATTATGGGTATTTTAATTATCAGTTTTTCAAGCGAAAGCTCTTCTTCGGTTGGTATGATCAAGGCTGGCCCGAGCATTTGGTATTTTGGACCATTGCACAAGACCTTCTATATTAAAAgactctattttttattattgctttatatatatataatataataaatattttttatataatatatagtatacataataaatattcaTAACATCAAACATGTACTTagcatttattaaaaaaaagaataattacataagacactatttttttgtaaaatatttacatttttacgttcaaagaatgttttttgttatatttttacggttttccaaaaaataacacaaaaacaacataaaattaacaagaaaataacatatataaaagtaacatgaaaaaaacatcaaaataacaacaaaaaataacatacgtataacaaaaaattaacaacaaatgaacaaaatttcaacataaaaagactgtattttatgtaaataaaatcaaaaaaattgtaaaaatgtttaaaattccgtaaaaccgtattttcgttgtttgttttttgtttttgtgcatttgtaaaattaaccctaaaaataataataaaatcttgTGGTTTCCATATATATAATTCTAAAAATATTGCCTATTTTAGAATTTATAAAGTTTTTCTAGGttgaatttataaaatattaattaatatattttttttaataaaagaatctaattttaatttttcgccCAAAGTTGCTAAACTGCTTAAACCTGGGTATGATTAACCTGGGTATGATTAAGAATGATGTACTTGAGATATTGGATTTATGTTTATCTTTCgtgttattttatatatatatatatatatttatatgattgaACATATATTTATCTACTAATCTATGTTACTATATACaatgtatattaaatatgtattgcTTTCATGATTATCCTCATAGGTCATGTCCATGATTGTATATATGATCCTATGTGTCAGCAAAATCCATTaagcttttttcttttcttcttcttcttgagaGAATGCTTAAACccattaatttataatattatatataaattaattaattaataatggcttaacatatatatatatatatacatattttttatataaatacaaGTGTGAATATTATAGTAGAAACAAATTAGAGTAATATTTGCATTAACAAGCAAATTAAAACTAGAATTATTTGGCTTCTAGCtagaaaactaaaaaaaagaaagatttttttttaatttgaattaaaagTAGGAGTAATTAATTATAGCTTATCAAATCCATTATTATTGATTGATGATGAGAACTAAAGAAGTGTGCATTTTTTGGTGTATATGTACAACGAATGAgagaatataaatataaatatatttatatatatctaataaattgaagaaataaaaaatggCCATGAGTTGTTAAAGTAATATGCTTACAAGATTTTCCAATATATATGGTTGAATTTGACTCTCCATGATGATCAATAATACCAAGtaattatacaaaatatatttttttatttgaaattatatatacatataaatctatatatatataataagatatGGTCTCTCCCATTTAGCTGCATCTCATTTTATATTATGAAATAGCTAAAAACTCTTTAGATCATCCTAGAGCTCATCACTTTTGGTATTTTTGCCTTTTTctcttctttaatttttttatttgattaaagtctcttttaattttattatatgtgAAGATGAGTACAAGATGTAGTACTTTATCAAAAACAAATGTGTTAATGTTGTTATTATGTACCTTTGTAGTGATTGTGGTGATGAGCTCATTGGAGTCATATTCTTATTCTTCTCATCATGAtcatatttcttcttcttctttttcttcaactCGAAGAATTAATCGTAAGATAGGAACCCTATATTTTTCCGAATTATTAGGGCATGTTCATCAATCGAAATTCGAGTTCTACCAACGTAAATTGATGCTCGACGATGGTGGTGATGCAAAAAATGATAGGGTTTCACCTGGTGGACCTGATCCTCAACATCATTGGAGAAAAAATAATTGAGATTTGGAATATAAATATTAGTTGAGAGTTcttaaaatatttgaataaataatagtTCATTTTAATGGaggaaagaaaataatttcttCATGAGATTTTTATTCCACCACTAGAAATTTAAGTGTCTTTTCACTTTTTCTTCGTAATTAGAAATGAGTACAAGAGACTTTAGCTTGATCAAGATTATACTAATTAAGAACTTCTAGAGAATTGTTCAGAAGTCAAGTTCGGAAaagaatatcaaaattaggGCTTTTCACAGTCACAGTTCGAAGACTAGACAGAAATGCTTTATTGATGCTAAGAAGAGGATCTTGCATAAGAATTGAAGATCTATCATTATTGTAGGTTTCATTCAAGCCAATCAAAATATTCTTTTCTTGATATTCATGAGTAACCTTTATAGGACCACATAGCCTTACTTCTATTAAAATAGGTTGTAATATGAGTGGATCCTTGAGTAAGAACTTGTGTACTTCTTTTAGCTTCGAAAATTCTTGGAACATTCTTTTGATGAAATCGTCCTTAAAGGTTGTTCCAAAATATAAGATGTATCTTCCATGTACATTACATTATTATCAATATCACTTGTTATCATGtgtaaaatctaaaaaattattagacTATTGCATATTGTAATATCCTGAATTTGTagttttatttcaaattatatatataaaaaaagtttttaaattGGAATAATTAGACTAAAGTGCTACTTTAGTGTCAAATGGAGTGTTTTAGAAACTTATAGtgattaaaatgaaaatatttgtatgttatgGTGGCATGCATGAGGACAATTTTAGAAGTTTGTGATAAAAGGAGcattattttcttaatataaACAAATAAGTTTGATTTTTATCATTTGAAAAATGTATTTAGTGTTTTGCTTTAGGCTGGACATTTTGTTTTTGGAATGATCTATGTATAATTTTTaagaggtatatatatatatattttattattatttgtttcttaAAGAAAGCAAAGTTTCATTAGAGCTCAactcaaaatattaaaatactaCTACAAaagtattataataaaattttctatAACATTCTAGTATAATGAATTACTATAATACAATTTTTCTTAATGTTTCAAAAAAGTCTTATAATAATtcttttatatacatttttagtATCATATTGAAAGCTTGTTTCTTCTTGTAGTAGTGTGTAGTATTTTTAAGATGGTAaattattctttatttatttattttttttaaataatacacTTAGaaagatgtatatatatatagatatgattttgtcaatgtattccgtggtacattagatgggtcttagggtacattaaatgagtgtcaaggtacgtttctactttttaaccctaattacccctagatcaatctcaaccatcagatcaaataactccctcatctgacggctgccgtacatcacgAATTACAATCTATGAAAGTATAATaatatccctatatatatatttcttttttcaattatatatgcatatacatatttaaaatcTTTCCACCAACCCAAATCTGGAGTCACCACATGTTTGATTTTATATCATAAAGTTCCAATCTTTCATcattatgaaaacaaaaaaataaaagaacgtttgcaatttatttaattaattagttaattagttTTTTCAATGTTGACCGACAAAACATTATGGTTTTTgatactaattattaattagtaatataTATCCAAACGCCGCTTCACACTATAATATGGATAACTTAATTTGATCAAAGGGggctttttttatttattttttatttttttttaatataaataagaaaattttatgGTGCAAGTATTAAAAATAGGTGTACTGATACACttcttttgtaaatttttgagaaatttagatTAGTTTAATGCgttgaaaataaaattcaaacagtTCTGTGTAcacttagtttttattttatatgcatGTGAAATAGATAATatgaattttacttttatagCTGGTTTGGTACCTCGTGTTGTATAATATTGTAttgtaataatatattatttaatataatattatgtttgatattaatttgtattaatagtttatgtaaaattatattatttttacggGACCGGGGACAGGTCGAGGACGGGTCggggtccaagtttggggcCAGGTCaaggtttaggttcgggttcggagtTGAGGCTGGGTCGGGGTTTGGGTTCGGAGTCCGAGTTCGGGGTTGGGTCGGGATTTGGGTCCGAGGCAGGGTCGTGATCCGGGGTTCAACATTCGACACTCagggtttgggattgggtcaaGGTCTTAGTCTAGGGTTCGTGGTCTGGGACTGATCTTAAGCCTTAGACTTCAACCACCAGGACAGAGTTTGGGGCCGGATTGGGGTCTGGGCTTTTGGTTCGGGGTTCGAGACCGGCCCAGACCCTTTGTGAATATTACAATACAAGGTAATACAAATCATTTGCTAGTGTTAAATAATACGATTcatgtaaagaccgcatatgaataatgctttgaattattaaataattagggtttatgtatgagattttattattattgataataataCAATTATGTGAATTTATTTGGGTTCGTATGtatttattatgctattttatgtttaatcatccaatttctgtgattgtgttcggaagctgtggaaaacgacgttgggcctttagagagtcgTAATTTATATTGTATAGTATGTTATCATTGTGTTTTTGTTAGGTTTCAGCGGTATTGGAATTTTCGGGATTTGGAAATGGCTAGTTTACCCTTGGTAGTgaatatttatctttattataGTTAGGGGCAAATAGGTCATTtcatgtttttattattattatttctttttggaTTTTAGTGGCTTTTGGGGGCTGAGTTTATATCTTTGTTTTAGTAAATTATtatgtttagttttatttaatttaaaggttaaagaaagaaagaaaattagacaaaagcAACAACCTAGAAATTTCTAAGTTTtcctctccctctctctttcgaaCCCCAAGGAACCAGCTGAGAATCCATTTCTTTTCAAAGCAATTTTGTGTAATTCTAGTTGATTTGTGAAGCTTCACCTCAagggccctgtaaaacgtcaagctgcacttccactcaggctgaccggcacacttgagcaaggaacgaggtaagatagcgtaagaataaatatatgaatgtatatgcttgttttgaataataatgtggttacggtgttaccaacacgagtacccagggtacgtcgtgttcgtggtacaacacttagtaattcttgggag
This region of Cannabis sativa cultivar Pink pepper isolate KNU-18-1 chromosome 7, ASM2916894v1, whole genome shotgun sequence genomic DNA includes:
- the LOC115697769 gene encoding small ribosomal subunit protein uS17, yielding MAEQTEKAFLKQPKVFLCSKKSSKGKRPGKGGNRFFKSVGLGFKTPREAIEGTYIDKKCPFTGTVSVRGRILAGTCHSAKMVRTIIVRRNYLHFVKKYQRYEKRHSNIPAHISPCFRVKEGDHVIIGQCRPLSKTVRFNVLKVVPAGSSGGGKKAFTGI